The DNA sequence GTGACGCGCGCGCAACGGGCCGGGGTGCTGATCACCGCGCCGGTCGGCCTCTGCTTCCTCCCCGCCTTCCTGGCGGTCGGGGTGGCGCCGGTGATCATCGGCCTGGCCGGCGAGCTGCTCGCGACCGGCCGTCCGGGCCGGTGAGCCTGCGCGGTTCGCGGCCGGTGATGACCTGTCGCTGCCATTCATTTCGCTGTCATTCACGGGTGTTCCGTTCGGGCGCCCGCTCGTCATCGATGCTCATCGGGGGATGAAATGGAAACGAAGTTCTGGGACCGGGCCGTCGGCGTTCTGCTCGGAGGCCGGCTGTCCGCAGGTGTGCCGGGCCGGATGGCGAAGCGGGCCGCACGGTGGGCGGGGCGGCTCGACCGGTCCGACCGGGGGATGACCACGTCCGAGTACGCGGTGGGAACCATCGCCGCGTGCGCCTTCGCCGCGGTGCTCTACAAGGTGGTGAACAGCGGGCCGGTGCTGTCGGCGTTGCAGTCGCTGGTTGAGGACGCGCTCGATGCGAAGTTCTGAGACCTCGTCGGGGCCCTGCCCGGGGGAGGGGGCCGTGGCGTCGGACCGCGGCCTTCCCAGGGGGCTGCGGCGGCGCCCGGCCAGGAGCGGCTACGGGGGAGGCGACAGGGGCGCGGTGACCGCGGAGGCGGCCGTGGTGATCCCGGTACTGGTCGCCTTCGCCATGGCGCTGCTCTGGGCGTTGATGGCGGCATCGGACCAGATCCGGTGCGTGGACGCGGCGCGGGCGGGGGCGCGGGCGGCGGCCCGTTCGGAGCCGGAGGCGGCGGTTGTGGAAGCCGCGCGTGACGCGGCGCCCCACGGTGCCCGGGTCGAGGTGGGGAGGGCAGGAGACCTGTGGCGCGTCCGAGTGGAGTCCCCGACCCCGGGGCCGGACGTGCTGGCCCTGACGTTGAGCG is a window from the Streptomyces sp. MMBL 11-1 genome containing:
- a CDS encoding DUF4244 domain-containing protein, whose translation is METKFWDRAVGVLLGGRLSAGVPGRMAKRAARWAGRLDRSDRGMTTSEYAVGTIAACAFAAVLYKVVNSGPVLSALQSLVEDALDAKF
- a CDS encoding TadE family type IV pilus minor pilin, with amino-acid sequence MTAEAAVVIPVLVAFAMALLWALMAASDQIRCVDAARAGARAAARSEPEAAVVEAARDAAPHGARVEVGRAGDLWRVRVESPTPGPDVLALTLSAEAAALAEDTVGGAVP